The region ATAGAGTTCAAGAAGGAGATACTATCTTTGTTGAGAAAGTTGCTGGAAACGAAGGTGAAGCTTTAAGCTTTGATAAAGTACTTTTAATTTCTAATGATGAAGACATTAAAGTAGGTAAGCCATACGTAGACGGAGTTTCTGTAAACGGAACTATTCTTGAGCATGGCAAAGCAAAAAAAATTGTAGTGTTTAAATTCAAAAGAAAAAAAGACTACAGAAAGAAACAAGGTCATCGTCAGCCATATACAAAAGTTAAGATAGAAAAAATAAATGGATAGTGTTTAAAATGACTAAAATAACTATACTTAGAAACAGTAATGACAGTATAGTAGAATATGAAATAAAGGGACATACTGATTATGATGTATTTGGTAAAGATATATTATGTGCATCTATATCAATATTGAGCCAAACAGCCCTTATTTCACTAAATGAAGTATGTGGTATAAAGAGAAGCAATATTTCATATTCAATAGATGACAAAAAAGGATATTTAAAGGTATCCTTACCACATGGATTGCCCAAAGCTCAAAGAGAAAAGGCGGATGTGGTGTTGGAAACTATGTTAGTAGGATTAAGAGGGTTGGCAGATATTTATCCCGATTATATAACTCTCAAATATGGGGAGGTGTAAGATATGTTAAGAATAAATTTACAGCTGTTTGCATCTAAAAAAGGAGTAGGTAGCTCTAAAAACGGTCGTGATAGTGAATCAAAAAGACTAGGTGTTAAGAGAGCAGACGGACAATTTGTACCAGCTGGCAATATATTAGTTAGACAAAGAGGAACAAAAATACATCCAGGATTAAATGTTGGCAAAGGTGGAGATGATACTCTATTTGCTAAAATTGACGGTGTTGTTAAATTTGAAAGAAAAGGCAAAGACAAAAAACAAGTAAGTGTTTATCCTAAAGAAGAACTAGCATAAGCCTAAGGATAATTATAAAACCTACCAATAAAGGTAGGTTTTTTGTTTAGCACAGGGGAAGTTATGGTAAAAAAGCAAACATAGATTCAAACAGGGGGTATAGTATCATGTTTTTTGAAATTATTAATGAGACTGTCCAGATATTCTTATTATTAATGTGTGTATTATCTTTAATCCTGAAAAAAATTCAAATCAATATGTTTTTTGTTATACCATTAATACTATTGATTATACTAAAATTGCTATCGGTGCTTTTTAGAACTAAGAATAATATTAAAACCTACAATGAAATTGAAAAAATAAAGGGAAGCCTTATTAAAGATTCTAAATACTTATTGCGGGAGCAGAGACATGATTTTATGAATATATACCAGGTTGTATATGGATATTTGCAATTAAATGACAGTAAAAAAGCTTTAGAGCATATTAAAAAGTCTATAGTTACTTCATCTGGTATTGGGAAATGCTATTATTTAACTATTTTTTCTATATCTATTCTATTAGATAAAAAAATAAGAGAAGCCACAAATAAGGGATTGGAGATTGTTATTGAGGTGGATAGCTATGTAGATAGTGAGTTAAGGGGAATCGAAAACGAAAAGCTGATTTTAGACAGCATATCTAAGATTCTAGATGCTTTTATAAGCTGTACAAATAAAAACTACGAGGAATCAAAGCTGTTAATAGATATATATGAGCATGAGGAAAAAATAGAATTTGTATTTAATGGTCATATTGATATAGAGCTATTAGAGGAAAAATACGGCTATTTTGAAAACATAACTAAAGCTGATGATGGATTTGAAGTAGTTTTTCACCTTAATAATACGAAAGATTTGATAACAGAGGATAGTATTTATTCTTATGTAATGAATATATAATAATTATTAATATTAACTTTTAATGGAATACTAATAGATAGTTGACACTATTATGATAATTGGTATAATAAAATTATTAAAAATAGAAGGATGAATGAGATGTTTATAGACGTGGCAAAGATATTTGTAAAAGGAGGCAATGGCGGTCATGGCGCAGTAGCCTTTAGAAGAGAAAAATATGAGCCTGCAGGTGGGCCAGCAGGTGGTGATGGTGGAGATGGCGGTAGTGTAATACTTGAAGTAGATAGAAATATTAGAACTCTCATGGACTTCAGATACAGTAGACACCATAAAGCACCAAATGGAGAAGATGGGAAATCAAAAATGCAATATGGCAAAAAAGGACAGGATCTCATTCTAAAAGTTCCTCAGGGAACTATTATAAGGGATGCTGAAACTAATGCAATTATTGCCGACTTAACTGAAGATGGGACTACATATGTAATAGCAAAAGGTGGTCGTGGAGGTAAGGGGAATATGAAATTTACAACCTCTACAAGACAAGCACCTAGATTTGCTGAAGGTGGTTCAAAAGGAGAGGAAAGATGGATAGTCCTAGAGCTTAAGCTGTTAGCTGATGTTGGTCTAGTAGGATTCCCTAACGTAGGCAAGTCTACTCTGTTATCAGTTATGACTGATGCAAAACCAAAGATTGCGGACTATCATTTTACTACATTGACTCCTAATTTAGGGGTTGTTGAAATAGAAGGTGGCAAAAGCTTTGTAATAGCAGATATCCCTGGACTTATTGAGGGAGCACATACGGGGATAGGACTTGGACATGATTTTCTTAGACACATTGAAAGGACTAGAGTTATAGTGCATTTAGTAGATGTATCTGGTCAAGAAGGAAGAGATCCAGTAGAAGATTTTATAAAAATTAACCAAGAGCTTGAAAAATATGATGCTAGATTAGCAAGTAGACCTCAGATTGTAGTAGGGAACAAGATGGATATATTAGGAGAAGGCGATGGCTTTGATAGGCTTGAAAAAGAGGTTAGCAAGCTAGGATATGAACTATATCCTATATCCGCAGCTACTAGGCAGGGGATAAAGGAGCTTAAATACGGCATTTGGAATAAGCTTCAAGAAGCAGGTGAAATAGAGCCAACCATTGAGATTGTAGAAGAAAATAAAACTTATGAATTAAAAGAGAAGAAAGATGATATTATTGTTAGAAAAGAAAATGAACAATATTTTGTAGAAGGAGATTTTGTTGAAAAGCTTCTTAATTCTACTAATTTTGATGACTTAGACTCAATAAGGTATTTTCAAAGAATGATTAAGAAGAGGGGAGTTGTAGATAAACTTAAAGAATTAGGTATTAAAAATGAAGAAATAGTAAATATTTGTGGTTATGAATTTGAATTTTTTGATTAATGGAGGTCAAGTTAGGGAGATGGACTGCATAAATTGTGGAAATTGTAAAGAAAACCAACCAACTTATTACTGTATAGCTAAAGGGGATTTTGTAATTAACAGTAAATATGAGCCTATTGAAAAATCTAGAAGTGGATGGAAAAAAGGAATGCAAAATTATGAAGTTCATAGACGTAAATCAAGAAAAGAAGTAGAAGTTTAATGTTAAAGGAGTGTAATTATTGATTAGTGGAAAACAGAGAAGCTATTTAAAGGCATTAGCAAATACAATAGATCCAATTTTTCAAATAGGCAAAAATGGAATAACTGAAAGCTTTCTTAAGCAAGTAGATGAGGCACTTGAGGCAAGAGAGATAGTAAAAATCAATGTACTTAACAACAGTTCCTTAGCTGCAAAGGAAGCTGCAGATCAAGTCGTTGATAGTCTAAATGCTGAATTCGTTCAAAGCATAGGGAATAAATTTGTCATTTACAGAGAATCAAAAGAAAATAAAAAAATAGAGTTACCATAGGAAATATATAAGAACTTATGATGAAATGAAAAAATATGGGGAAAATATAAGGAGATTGGGAAACCAATCTCTTTTATGCTTTATAAAATTCATATAAGGAGATAATCAAAGATGGGCAATAGCAAAATTCAAATTCAACAACTTTATGATCAGGGATATAAATGTATAAAATATGAAGAAGACACCCATGGTAAGCTAATAATATATTTGAAAAATTTTGAAATTGAAAAAACACATACCTTATATTATGATAGTAGAGAAGATATAGAAGAAATTAAAGACTATATTAATTTAAATTAAAAAAACAGATACCTTATCATTTGGATAAATTTAGTTTGTTAATGTAGATTTTAGTTTAAGTTGTAAATAAAATATTATATAATAAAGATTGAGTATGTATTTTATCTTATAAATAAGACTGAGAGGTCATTCTATGAGTAATCAGATAAAGAAATATGGCATTATGGGTGGAACCTTTGACCCGATTCATGCAGGACATTTAGTCATTGCAGAAGAAATTAGATACAAATTTAACTTGGACAAGGTTATATTTATTCCTGCTGGTAATCCTCCTCATAAGGATTCTAGAAAAGTGACATCTTCAAACCATAGATATCAAATGGCTTTATTAGCTACAATTTCAAATCCTTATTTTGATATTTCTTCAATAGAATTAGAAAGAGAAGGAATCACATATACAATAGACACTATTATGGAATTAAAGAAATGTTGTGGGGATGGAGCTGAATTTTATTTTATTACAGGGGCAGATTCATTGCTGCAATTATCTACTTGGAAGGATGTGGATAAATTATTGAGTATATGCAAATTTGTTGCTGCTACAAGGCCGGGATTTCAAATGTCAAAAATTGAAACAAAAGTTAAGGAATTAGAGTCTAAATATAATAGAAGCATATATACAGTTACTGTTCCTGCGTTACAGATATCCTCAACTGACATAAGAAATAGAATCAAGAATGGAATGACAGTAAAATATTTACTTCCAGAGTCAGTAGAAGCATATATAATCAAGCATAAACTATATCAAGATAATGTAGAAAAGGACTGTATATAGAATGGATAACCATTTAGATATAATAAAAAATTCAAAAGACATATTAATAAATAGTATTGGATTAGAAAGATATCTTCATTCAGTAGGAGTGATGGAAGAAGCAAGAAAGCTATCATTAAAATATAATAGCGATATAGAAAAGGCTACTATTGCTGGATTGTTACATGATTGTGGGAAATATGCGGATAAATCAGAATTGTTGAAAAAGGCCTATGATTTTGGTATAATTCAAAAAGGTCAAGTAAATATAATCCCTGAGTTAATACATGGTGCTTTAGGTGCTGAGATAGCTATGAAGGAGCATAAGATAGATGATAGAGATATAATAGACGCAATAAAATATCACACTACAGGCAAGCCTAACATGAGCTTACTTCAAAAAATAATATACATAGCAGATTATATAGAACCAAGTAGAGATTTTTTTGGAGTAGACGAGATTAGAAAATTAGCTTATGATGATTTAAATAAGGCATTGCTTAAAGCTATGGACAATACAATAAAGCATGTTATAGATAGGGGATATTATATTCATCCTGACACAATAGCTGCAAGAAATTATCTAATAAATGAAACTAACTAGTTTGGAGTGGTATATTAATGACAAGATTTTTTAAAACCTTTATAACAGCATTTGTAATATTTTCTTTATTTTTTGGAGGTATAATAGTATTCGTAATGAGAAGCGAAAATGGAAAGGACACTTTGGCTTCTACTATTACAGATTTATTTAAGGGTGATAATGATAAAAAAGAGATAACTTTTTTATTATTAGGCATAGATTCTAAGGATTTAAATAAAAACAAAAATCAAAGAACAGATACTATAATGCTTTGCAAATATGATGATACTACTGGAAAAGTTTCAATATTGTCTTTACCTAGGGACACTATGGCAATTATAAGAGGCAGACAAAACAAAGAAAAAATTAATCATGCCCATGCTTATGGTGGACCAGATTTATCAATAAAAGCTGTAAAGGACTTACTAGGTGTAGATGTTGAATATTTTGTTAGAGTAGATTATAAAATTGTAGAAGAAGTAGTAGATTTAATTGGAGGAGTCGAAGTAGATGTTCCTATGGATATGAAATATAGCGATCCCGTAGCTGATCCTCCGCTTCATATTGATATTAAAAAAGGAAAACAAACTTTAAACGGGAAAAAATCATTAGAATTTCTAAGATATAGGAAAGGATATAAGGATCAAGATTTAGGCAGAATTAAGGCTCAGCAGCAGTTTATGAATAGTGCAATAAAACAAGCCTTAAATCCAATAAATATAATTAAACTTCCTAAATTCATTGATACCTATTTTAAAAATGTAGATACAAATATACCATTAGATGTAATTGCCAAATTTGCACTTAAAGCAAAAAATGTTGATACTGACAACATAGAAATGGCTACATTACCAGGCGAACCAAAGCTAATAAATGGGATTTGGTATTTTGTTCATAATCCAGAAGAATCTCAGGAAATGGTGAACAATATGTTTTTAGATCATAATGTGGTTATGAAGAATGAAGAAAAGGCTAGGACAAATAATTAATATTAATCAGGAGGTAGTATATTGGATATTCAATTATCAACAATAGTAAAATCTGCAGAGGACAAAAAAGCTTTTGATATTAAAATATTGAAAATATCTGAGCTAACTAGTATAGCAGATTATTTTGTAATTGCAAGTGGAAATTCTCAAAGACAAGCAATGGCCATATCAGATGCAATTGAGGAAAAGATGCATTTAAATGGTTTCGAACTAAGGCATAAAGAAGGGTATAATACAGGTAACTGGATATTACTAGACTATGGTGACATTATAGTACATGTATTTTATAAAGAGGATAGAGATTTTTATAATCTAGAAAGATTATGGGCTGACGCAAAAAACGTCCATATATAAATATACAGTATGGAAAGAAGGAATATAAAATATGACTATTGAAATAGATTTTTTACATGACAACTTAATTTCTTTAGCAAATGGGTTAGGCAAACTATTAGGTCAGGCCTGTGAAATCGTTGTGGCTAAATCTAATAAAAGTATAATCTATATTGAAAATAGTCATGTAACATCTCGTAAGATAGGAGATAAAATTAATCAGTTTGAGCTAGAGGCATTAAATAAATTTGCAAATAATGAGAAATACAAGGTATTCACCTATACAAATAGAGAAGGAAGAAACATAAAAGCATTAATTTTTCTTGTAGAGGACAAGAATGATTCTGAAGACAGGATTGTGGTTATTAGCTTTGATATTTCAGATTTTTTATTAGCTAAAAGAGTCTTTGACGATTTTTGCTTAGTTGGTGAAAGTATAAATAATTATAATCAAGCTGATTATGAGAATATAAATCATGTAATGAACAATATATTATCAGGAGTGTTATATAATATTGGCAAACCTATATCTTACCTTAATAAGGAAGATAAAGTTGAAATAGTACGCATATTAAATGAAAAGGGAATTTTCTTAATCAAGGGTTCCATTGAATATGTGGCAGAAAAGCTTTGTGTTTCTAGGTACACGATATATAATTATCTAGAGGAAATAAGGTTGCATAAAATTGATTAATATTTAACTTGAGGAGGTTGTAGATATGGAAAAAAAGTCAATATTTACTGAAAAAGCACCAAATGCTATAGGGCCATATTCGCAGGCTATGGTAGCAGGAAATATGGTTTTCACTTCTGGACAGCTAGGAATAAATCCTGAAACTGGTAACTTAGTAGAGGGAAATATACAAGATGAAGCTAGACAATCACTTGAAAATCTTAAAGCAGTGTTGGAAGCAGCAGGTGCTACTCTTAATGACGTAGTTAAGACTACAGTATTTATAAAAGACATGAATCAGTTTGGATTAATAAATCAAGTATATAGCGAATTTTTTAATGAACATAAACCTGGCAGATCTTGTGTGGAAGTAGCAAGACTACCTAAGGATGGAAATGTGGAGATTGAGGCTATAGCAATAATATAAAAGGTGACCTATGGTCACCTTTAGAATTTACTATATAAGTAGGATTGTCTCCTTCTCTTTTTTATCTTTCTTCTCTTTAATTCTATATATGTTCTCCAAACTATAAATAAAAAGATTAGCCAAAACCACCATTTTTTAAGAATACTGCTACCTTCAATATTAACTACTTCAAAGGCAGCTTTTTGATTTACTTCCATTGCAGAAACTATATTACATGTGCCGATAATCTTATTGTCAAGCGTAAGTTCAATTCTTCCAATTACTTGTCCCTTGTTGACAGGGGCAGAAATTTTTTGAGGAAGAATAATATTTTTTTTCACTTGGGCTTCTTTTCCTTTAGGAATTAGATTAAACAAATCACTACCTACTATCCCAGTAACAAATGGTTTATCTCCATTTTCTACATCGATATTATCTATAAATTCATTTTTAAACGCAACCTTAACATTTGAAAAGTTATCAAAACCATAATTTAAAAGCTTATGAGTATCTATGTATACGTTATTTCCATTTGCTTTTAATACTACACTTATTAGGTTTTGTCCGTTACGATGAGCAGAAGCCACTAGACAACTTTGAGCTTGTACTGTATACCCAGTTTTTATACCATTAGCCCCTTCGTATTTAATAGGTACACTATTTCCATTAACATTAATTTTTTCTGTACTATATAATAGCTTGTTTGAAGACCTTAAATATCTAAAATCTGTTTTTTTGTTAGTAGGCTCTATGGTATAGAGATAATTAGATACGATATCTCTAAAAAGCTCATTTTGCATTGCGTATTTAGCAATCATAGCTAAATCGTATGCAGTTGTAGTATGGTTGTCATCTGGAAGACCATTTGCATTTGTAAAATTAGTGTTTTTTGCTCCCATTTCTTTAGCACGACTATTCATAAGTTTTGCGAACTCTTCTGTAGAGCCTGAAATATCCTTACCGATTACTGTAGCAGCATCATTAGCAGATTCAATAAGTGTTGCATAGATTAAATCCTTCATGGTTAAAACTTCATCTGGCTCAAGAGCTATATGGCTTCCATTGATCTCATAAGGTGTAGCCTTATCTACAACAATCTTTTTTTCAAGACTTCCTTTTTCAATGGCGATTATTCCAGTTAAAATCTTTGTAGTGCTAGCAGGAAACATAGATTGATTGGCATTTTTTTCAAAAAGTATCATACCAGTATCTGCATCTATTAGAATTGCAGCTTCAGCAGATATATCAGGCTCATAACTAGAAGCTAATGTTTCTGCGTTAAATATAAAGAATATTAATAGGAAAAATAATATAATTTTTTTCAATATACCACCTCCGCTTATGTTTACTAATATAGTATATCAAAATTCTCCATTATTTTTAAGACAATGACAAAATTTTTATGAAAATAAATTATTTATGAAAAGTTTTTACAAATTATATGAAGGAAATACATGTATTGTATAGAATAATACGGTAAGAATATCAATGTACTGGGGTGATTATCGTGCTTAACTTTACAAAAAGAGAACGAATAGTTATACTAGTATTTGTTATTATCCTTGCTTCTTTCTTAATATATCCTATGTATGCAAATAGGGGTATGAAGCTTGAGGAGAGAGATAAAGGTTATTTGGATTTAGATAGTTTAAAAAATGTAACAGCAGACTCATTAAAAGACGAGGTAGATACTGAAGAGGATATATCCCAAACCATTATAGTGCATATTGATGGAGAAGTTATAAGACCAGGAGTAGTTGAATTAAATGAGGGAGCTAGAGTCATAGATGTAATTAATATAGCTGGAGGATTAACACAATATGCAGATGAAAAAATGATAAATCTAGCTAAAAAGGTATACGATGAGGAAAAGATTTACATACCTAAAATAGGAGAAGAAATATCTCAAATTGAAATAACTTCTTTTAGTCAGAGTAATAATACAAGCACTACTCAGACCAAAATCAATATTAATACAGCAACAAAAGAAGAACTTCAAAAGCTTTCAGGTATAGGTCCTGTTATCGCAGAAAGAATAATTGAGTATAGAAGTACCAATAAATTTTCAAATATTGATGATATAAAGAAAGTATCTGGAATTGGGGATAAGAAATTTGATTCTATTAAAGACTATATTACTGTTAAATAAGAGGTGATAGCTATGACCCAAAAGGAAAAAAGACTTACTGAAATGTCAAAAAGCTCAGGTTGAGCAGCTAAAATTGGTCCTGATACCTTGGCACAGGTTCTGTGTCAATTACCAAAAACATATGATGAAAATTTAATTGTAGGTATAGAAACCTCTGATGATGCAGCAGTTTATAAAATAAATGAAGATACTGCGATTATCCAAACCGTAGATTTTTTCACACCTGTTGTAGATGATCCTTATACCTTTGGGCAAATTGCAGCAACTAATTCTTTAAGCGATGTATATGCAATGGGTGGAGAACCTAAACTGGCAATGAATATTATTTGTTTTCCCACATGCTTACCTCCACAGATAATGGCTGACATATTAAAAGGAGGATATGATAAGGTTAATGAGGCAAAAGCTATCCTTATAGGAGGTCATACAGTAGAGGATGATGAGCCTAAATATGGTCTTAGCGTTAGTGGATTTATTCATCCTGATAAGGTCCTTACAAATTGTAATGCAAAAGTAGGAGATAAATTAATTTTGACTAAGCCCATAGGAATAGGAATTATCAACACTGCTATTAAAGCTCAAATGGTAGATGAAGAAACATATAACAAGGCTGTAAAAATAATGACAACATTAAACAAGTATGCTAAGGATGCTATGCTAAAAGCTGATGCAAATAGCTGTACAGATATTACTGGGTTTGGGCTTTTAGGCCATGCTTTAGAAATGGCAGAAGGCAGTAATGTAACAATTAAGCTATACTCTGAAAAAATACCAGTTTTATCTCAAGCATTAGAATATGCAAAAATGGGGCTAGTGCCTGGTGGTGCATACTCAAATATGAGCTTTATTGGAGATAAGGTTTCTTTTGATAATAGAATAACTCAAGAAATGAAGGACATATTATATGATCCTCAAACTTCAGGAGGGCTTTTAATCTCTGTAGATGCCAATAAAGTAGAGTTGTTAATGAAGGAACTTGAAGGCAATGCTACGCAGTATGGAATAGTTGGAGAAGTATTAGAGAAACAGCAAAAATATATTATAGTAGAATAATCTATTATAAATAAAGAGATAGGAAGGATAGTCTATGAACAACACTATGAATTTATATAGCAGGCTGCCCAAAGTTGATCAAATATTAGAAGATAAAAGAATTGAAAATCTTTATAATATAGCTCCTAGGGAAATTATTGCAGATTCAACAAGAGCTGTAATTGCTGAACTAAGAGACTCTATATCAAATAAACAAATAGCATTAGAGGAGCTAGATAGACAGATATATTTCATAACTGATACAATAGAAAAAAAGGTTAGAAAAGCTATAGAGCCAAAGCTTAAAAAAGTAATTAACTGTACAGGAGTTGTTATTCACACTAATCTAGGCAGATCTTTAATTAGCAAAGAAATAATGGAGCATATGACAGAAATATCTTCTAGCTATAATAATCTAGAATTTGATCTTGAGACTGGGGTTAGAGGATCGAGATATAGTCATCTAGAAGATATTATTAAGAAGATAACAGGAGCTGAAGCGGCTTTAGTTGTAAACAACAATGCAGCGGCAGTTGTATTGGCTTTAAGCAGTTTAGCTAAAAGTAAGGAAGTTATAGTTTCTAGGGGAGAGCTAGTAGAGATAGGAGGCTCTTTTAGAATTCCAGAAGTTATGGAGCAAAGTGGTGCAAAGCTAGTTGATGTAGGGACCACAAACAAAACACATTTAAAAGATTATGAGAGTTCTATAAATGAAAATACAGCAGCTTTTCTTAAGGTTCACACCAGCAATTATAGGATCCTAGGTTTCACTGCAAGTGTATCCTTAGAAGAGTTGGTTAATTTAGGGGAGCAATACCATATACCTGTTATTGAGGATTTAGGAAGTGGAGTTTTAGTAGATTTAAGGAAATACGGTCTTCAATACGAGCCAACAGTTCAAGACTCTGTAAATGCAGGAGTAGATGTTATAACCTTTAGTGGAGATAAGCTTTTAGGAGGGCCTCAAGCAGGTATCATCATTGGTAAAAAGAAATATATAGATGTTATGAAAAGACATCCTTTAAATAGAGCATTAAGAATAGATAAATTCACTATTGCAGCCCTAGAGTCTACTTTGAGGTTATATATAGAAGAAGATATTGCAATTAATAAAATACCAACTTTAAAGATGCTTACAGCAACACAGGAGGAGCTTAATAAAAAAGCCGAGAAGTTATTATCTAAAATTAATCAAGAAAAATCAAAGGAATTAACTACAGAAATTGTTGACGATTACTCTCAGGTAGGTGGAGGCTCCATGCCTCTTGAGCAACTACCTACTAAGTGTATTATGATATATTCAGATAAAATAAGTGTTTCTTCTTTAGAGAAAGGATTAAGAAGCTTTAGCACTCCTATTGTTACTCGTATCTTTAAGGATAGATTATATATTGACTTAAGAACAGTTGATGAAAAAGAATTTGATACTGTAGCAGAAGGAATAAAATTTGCTTCAAGCAATAACTTGAAGGAGTGTTACTAATGAAAAATGTTATTATAGGTACAGCTGGACATATAGATCATGGCAAAACAACATTAATAAAAGCAATAACGGGAAGAGAAACTGATAGATTAAAAGAGGAAAAAGAAAGAGGAATATCAATAGAATTGGGATTTACATATTTTGATCTCCCAAGTGGAAGAAGAGCTGGAATTATAGATGTACCAGGACATGAAAAATTTATTAAAAACATGCTATCTGGTGTAATGGGTATAGATGTTGTTGTTTTGGCTATAGCTGCTGATGAGGGTATAATGCCTCAAACAAAAGAGCATTTAGATATATTAAATCTTCTAGGTATAGAAAAGGGACTTATTGCATTGACTAAATCAGATTTAGTAGATGAAGAATGGCTAGCCTTAGTAGAAGAAGATATTCGTGAAAGAATAAAAGGTACATTTTTAGAAGAAAGTCCAATAATTCCAGTTTCATCAACAACAAAAATGGGGATACAAGAGGTTATAGAAACTATTGATGAGCTTACTGAAGAAGTTAAGGAGAGAGATATTACAGGGACATCTATATTACCTGTAGATAGGGTTTTTTCTATGCAAGGCTTTGGTTCAATAGTAACTGGGACTCTTACCTCAGGAAAATTTGAAATTGGGGAAGAGATACAAGTTTTCCCAGGAAATAAGACTGGAAGAATAAGATCTATTCAAGTACATGGTAGCGACAGCAACACAGCCTATGCAGGACAAAGAGTTGCCATAAATATTGCTGGTCTTAAAAAAACTGAGATAGAAAGAGGAAATGTTATAGCACCCATAGGCTCAATGGAGCCTACAATGATGGTTGATGTTA is a window of Proteiniborus ethanoligenes DNA encoding:
- a CDS encoding RidA family protein; the protein is MEKKSIFTEKAPNAIGPYSQAMVAGNMVFTSGQLGINPETGNLVEGNIQDEARQSLENLKAVLEAAGATLNDVVKTTVFIKDMNQFGLINQVYSEFFNEHKPGRSCVEVARLPKDGNVEIEAIAII
- a CDS encoding D-alanyl-D-alanine carboxypeptidase family protein — its product is MKKIILFFLLIFFIFNAETLASSYEPDISAEAAILIDADTGMILFEKNANQSMFPASTTKILTGIIAIEKGSLEKKIVVDKATPYEINGSHIALEPDEVLTMKDLIYATLIESANDAATVIGKDISGSTEEFAKLMNSRAKEMGAKNTNFTNANGLPDDNHTTTAYDLAMIAKYAMQNELFRDIVSNYLYTIEPTNKKTDFRYLRSSNKLLYSTEKINVNGNSVPIKYEGANGIKTGYTVQAQSCLVASAHRNGQNLISVVLKANGNNVYIDTHKLLNYGFDNFSNVKVAFKNEFIDNIDVENGDKPFVTGIVGSDLFNLIPKGKEAQVKKNIILPQKISAPVNKGQVIGRIELTLDNKIIGTCNIVSAMEVNQKAAFEVVNIEGSSILKKWWFWLIFLFIVWRTYIELKRRKIKKRRRQSYLYSKF
- a CDS encoding helix-hairpin-helix domain-containing protein, whose product is MLNFTKRERIVILVFVIILASFLIYPMYANRGMKLEERDKGYLDLDSLKNVTADSLKDEVDTEEDISQTIIVHIDGEVIRPGVVELNEGARVIDVINIAGGLTQYADEKMINLAKKVYDEEKIYIPKIGEEISQIEITSFSQSNNTSTTQTKININTATKEELQKLSGIGPVIAERIIEYRSTNKFSNIDDIKKVSGIGDKKFDSIKDYITVK
- the selD gene encoding selenide, water dikinase SelD, whose protein sequence is MTQKEKRLTEMSKSSGUAAKIGPDTLAQVLCQLPKTYDENLIVGIETSDDAAVYKINEDTAIIQTVDFFTPVVDDPYTFGQIAATNSLSDVYAMGGEPKLAMNIICFPTCLPPQIMADILKGGYDKVNEAKAILIGGHTVEDDEPKYGLSVSGFIHPDKVLTNCNAKVGDKLILTKPIGIGIINTAIKAQMVDEETYNKAVKIMTTLNKYAKDAMLKADANSCTDITGFGLLGHALEMAEGSNVTIKLYSEKIPVLSQALEYAKMGLVPGGAYSNMSFIGDKVSFDNRITQEMKDILYDPQTSGGLLISVDANKVELLMKELEGNATQYGIVGEVLEKQQKYIIVE
- the selA gene encoding L-seryl-tRNA(Sec) selenium transferase; this encodes MNNTMNLYSRLPKVDQILEDKRIENLYNIAPREIIADSTRAVIAELRDSISNKQIALEELDRQIYFITDTIEKKVRKAIEPKLKKVINCTGVVIHTNLGRSLISKEIMEHMTEISSSYNNLEFDLETGVRGSRYSHLEDIIKKITGAEAALVVNNNAAAVVLALSSLAKSKEVIVSRGELVEIGGSFRIPEVMEQSGAKLVDVGTTNKTHLKDYESSINENTAAFLKVHTSNYRILGFTASVSLEELVNLGEQYHIPVIEDLGSGVLVDLRKYGLQYEPTVQDSVNAGVDVITFSGDKLLGGPQAGIIIGKKKYIDVMKRHPLNRALRIDKFTIAALESTLRLYIEEDIAINKIPTLKMLTATQEELNKKAEKLLSKINQEKSKELTTEIVDDYSQVGGGSMPLEQLPTKCIMIYSDKISVSSLEKGLRSFSTPIVTRIFKDRLYIDLRTVDEKEFDTVAEGIKFASSNNLKECY